A region from the Bradyrhizobium erythrophlei genome encodes:
- a CDS encoding pyridoxamine 5'-phosphate oxidase family protein, whose translation MSVIATIEQLEAIYGQPGETSTVKVASRVTPPYRVLIDKSPFAALATCGPEGLDCSPRGDLPGFVRVHDERTLMMPDRRGNNRVDSLRNIVRDPRVALLFLIPGSGSTLRVNGRAQVSADADLLASFKMDGKMPRTVIVMTVEEIYFQCARAIVRSDLWNPDKRVDPKTLPTPGQILADMSGNRVGGESYDREWPERAQQSLW comes from the coding sequence ATGTCCGTTATCGCGACCATCGAGCAGCTCGAGGCGATCTACGGCCAGCCCGGCGAAACCTCCACCGTCAAGGTCGCCAGCCGCGTCACGCCGCCCTATCGCGTGCTGATCGACAAGTCGCCGTTCGCGGCGCTGGCGACCTGCGGGCCGGAAGGACTGGATTGCTCGCCGCGCGGCGACCTGCCCGGTTTTGTCCGGGTTCACGATGAGAGGACCTTGATGATGCCGGATCGCCGCGGCAACAACCGCGTCGATTCGCTGCGCAACATCGTGCGTGATCCCCGCGTCGCGCTGCTGTTTCTGATCCCGGGCTCCGGCTCGACGCTGCGCGTCAATGGCCGCGCGCAGGTTTCGGCCGATGCCGATTTGCTGGCGTCGTTCAAGATGGACGGCAAGATGCCGCGCACGGTCATCGTCATGACCGTGGAGGAAATCTATTTCCAATGCGCGCGCGCCATCGTGCGCTCGGACCTGTGGAATCCCGACAAGCGGGTCGACCCCAAAACGCTGCCGACGCCGGGCCAGATCCTCGCCGACATGAGCGGGAATCGCGTCGGCGGTGAAAGCTATGATCGGGAATGGCCGGAGCGGGCGCAGCAATCGCTGTGGTGA
- a CDS encoding RraA family protein, which yields MIGFSVQAIGRRVSPEYVRKFRSLPVANVSDCMSRLTGGGPRLRPHHGEGVLSGPAFTVKTRPGDNLMVHKALDIASPGDVVVVDAGGDLTNSIIGEIMVSYAINRRLAGIVINGSIRDSDALRKLNFPVYAAGVTHRGPLKTGPGEIGRAIAFDGMVIEPGDLIIGDGDGLLCIPFDEVEEVYEAAAAKKKLEDKILAELKAGGSMDRAWVDTTLKQLGCKLPG from the coding sequence ATGATAGGATTTTCAGTGCAGGCGATCGGGCGCCGGGTCAGTCCGGAATATGTGCGCAAGTTTCGATCGCTGCCGGTTGCCAATGTCAGCGATTGCATGTCGCGCCTGACCGGCGGCGGGCCGCGGCTGCGGCCGCATCACGGCGAAGGTGTGCTTTCCGGTCCGGCGTTCACCGTGAAGACCCGCCCGGGCGATAATCTGATGGTGCACAAGGCGCTGGATATCGCTTCGCCCGGCGACGTCGTCGTGGTCGACGCCGGCGGCGATCTCACCAATTCGATCATCGGCGAGATCATGGTCAGCTACGCCATCAATCGCCGGCTGGCGGGAATTGTGATCAACGGCTCGATCCGGGATTCCGACGCGCTGCGCAAGCTGAACTTTCCGGTCTACGCGGCCGGCGTGACCCATCGCGGTCCGTTGAAAACCGGCCCCGGCGAAATTGGCAGGGCGATCGCCTTCGACGGCATGGTGATCGAGCCGGGCGACCTCATCATCGGCGATGGCGACGGCCTGCTCTGCATTCCCTTCGACGAGGTCGAGGAAGTGTATGAGGCCGCCGCCGCCAAGAAGAAGCTGGAAGACAAGATCCTCGCCGAGCTGAAAGCCGGCGGTTCGATGGACCGCGCCTGGGTCGATACCACGCTCAAGCAGCTGGGATGCAAATTGCCGGGGTGA
- the phnK gene encoding phosphonate C-P lyase system protein PhnK yields the protein MAEPQNIADRDQPLLVAERLGKNYGRLTACRDVSFALYPGEVLAIVGESGSGKTTLLQLLSAQLAPSAGHVSYRMRDGVLRDLAALGEAERRFLFRTDWGYVHQDPAQGLRMAVSAGANVGERLMAVGWNHYGRIRDTASSWLERVEIDIGRIDDAPRTYSGGMRQRLQIARNLVTEPRLVFMDEPTGGLDVSVQARLLDLLRNLVSELGLAAIIVTHDLAVARLLSHRVMVMKGGRVIETGLTDQVLDDPREPYTQLLVSSILPA from the coding sequence ATGGCTGAACCACAAAACATAGCCGACCGCGACCAGCCGCTGCTTGTTGCGGAGCGCCTCGGCAAGAATTACGGCCGGCTCACCGCCTGCCGCGACGTCTCCTTTGCGCTCTATCCCGGCGAGGTGCTGGCGATCGTCGGCGAATCCGGTTCGGGCAAAACGACGCTGCTGCAACTGTTGTCGGCGCAATTGGCGCCGAGCGCCGGCCACGTGTCGTACCGCATGCGCGATGGGGTATTGCGCGATCTCGCTGCCCTCGGCGAGGCCGAGCGGCGGTTTCTGTTCCGCACCGACTGGGGCTATGTGCATCAGGATCCCGCGCAGGGCTTGCGGATGGCGGTGTCGGCCGGCGCCAATGTCGGCGAGCGGCTGATGGCGGTGGGCTGGAACCATTACGGCCGGATCAGGGATACCGCGTCGTCCTGGCTGGAGCGGGTCGAGATCGATATCGGGCGCATCGACGATGCGCCGCGCACCTATTCCGGCGGCATGCGGCAGCGGCTGCAGATCGCGCGCAATCTCGTCACCGAGCCACGGCTGGTGTTCATGGACGAGCCGACCGGCGGGCTCGACGTCTCCGTGCAGGCCCGTCTGCTCGATCTCCTGCGCAACCTCGTCAGCGAACTCGGCCTTGCGGCGATCATCGTCACCCATGATCTCGCCGTGGCGCGGCTGTTGTCGCACCGGGTGATGGTGATGAAGGGGGGCCGCGTCATCGAGACCGGTCTGACCGACCAGGTGCTCGACGATCCGCGCGAGCCCTACACCCAGTTGCTCGTCTCTTCGATTTTGCCGGCGTGA
- a CDS encoding alpha-D-ribose 1-methylphosphonate 5-phosphate C-P-lyase PhnJ, which translates to MNAPAYNFAYLDEQTKRMIRRAILKAIAIPGYQVPFASREMPMPYGWGTGGVQVTAAILGPDDVLKVIDQGSDDTTNAISIRKFFARTAGVATTTSTADATVIQTRHRIPEAPLHAGQVLVYQVPIPEPLRFLEPRETETRRMHALGEYGLMHVKLYEDIARFGHIATSYAYPVKVNARYVMDPSPTPKFDNPKMDDCPALQLFGAGREKRIYAIPPHTSVKSLDFEDHPFTRYRFDAPCALCGADDSYLDEIVTDDQGGRMFVCSDTDFCETRQAQGHRGTESAAPHKEGAHG; encoded by the coding sequence ATGAACGCGCCCGCCTATAATTTCGCCTATCTCGACGAGCAGACCAAACGGATGATCCGCCGCGCCATCCTCAAGGCGATCGCGATCCCAGGTTACCAGGTGCCGTTCGCCAGCCGCGAAATGCCGATGCCCTATGGCTGGGGCACCGGCGGCGTGCAGGTGACGGCGGCGATCCTCGGGCCGGACGACGTGCTGAAGGTGATCGACCAGGGCTCCGACGACACCACCAACGCGATCTCGATCCGGAAATTCTTCGCGAGGACCGCCGGCGTCGCAACCACGACATCGACCGCGGATGCCACCGTGATCCAGACCCGGCACCGCATTCCCGAGGCGCCGCTGCACGCCGGCCAGGTGCTGGTCTATCAGGTGCCGATCCCGGAACCGCTGCGGTTTCTGGAGCCGCGCGAGACCGAGACGCGGCGCATGCACGCGCTCGGCGAATACGGATTGATGCACGTCAAGCTGTACGAGGACATCGCGCGCTTCGGCCACATCGCCACCTCCTACGCCTATCCGGTGAAGGTGAACGCGCGCTATGTGATGGACCCTTCGCCGACGCCGAAATTCGACAATCCGAAGATGGACGATTGTCCGGCGCTGCAATTGTTCGGCGCCGGCCGCGAGAAGCGCATCTATGCGATTCCGCCGCACACGTCAGTGAAGTCGCTCGACTTCGAGGATCATCCGTTCACGCGCTATCGCTTCGACGCGCCCTGCGCGCTGTGCGGGGCGGACGACTCCTATCTGGATGAAATCGTCACCGACGACCAGGGCGGGCGGATGTTCGTCTGCTCCGACACCGATTTTTGCGAGACCCGGCAGGCCCAGGGACATCGCGGCACCGAGAGCGCGGCGCCGCACAAGGAGGGCGCGCATGGCTGA
- the phnG gene encoding phosphonate C-P lyase system protein PhnG — protein sequence MTAGGETGKQARRQAAMAVLAHSDTAAIAGCLGSVTAPAYEDLREPENGLVMVRGRIGGDGAPFNVGEATVSRAAVRLASGEVGFGYALGRDRQKARLIALCDALVQSKEFSDAVETTVLAPLRAAIVAARDRNARETAATRVDFYTLVRGEG from the coding sequence ATGACGGCAGGCGGCGAAACTGGCAAACAGGCGCGGCGCCAGGCGGCGATGGCGGTGCTGGCGCATTCCGACACTGCCGCGATTGCGGGTTGTCTCGGTTCCGTCACCGCGCCGGCCTATGAGGATCTGCGCGAGCCGGAGAACGGCCTCGTGATGGTGCGCGGCCGCATCGGTGGCGACGGCGCGCCGTTCAACGTCGGCGAGGCCACGGTGTCGCGCGCGGCGGTGCGGCTGGCGAGCGGCGAGGTCGGCTTCGGCTACGCGCTCGGCCGCGACCGGCAGAAGGCGCGGCTGATCGCGCTGTGCGACGCGCTGGTGCAGTCGAAGGAGTTTTCGGACGCGGTGGAGACGACGGTGCTGGCGCCGCTGCGCGCGGCGATCGTCGCCGCCAGAGACCGCAACGCGCGGGAGACCGCGGCGACGCGGGTCGATTTCTACACGCTGGTGCGCGGGGAAGGCTGA
- a CDS encoding carbon-phosphorus lyase complex subunit PhnI, which translates to MYVAVKGGERAIENAHRLLAHERRGDPGVPEIALDQISGQLSLAVDRVMSEGSLYDRELAALAIKQARGDMIEAIFLVRAFRATLPRFGATEPVDTGEMQVRRRISSTFKDIPGGQILGATFDYTHRLLDPQLAEGFVPEAPATAEASPAAMPRVTDILGRDGLIESSPQADADTPVGDLTREPLSFPADRDLRLQNLARADEGFLLALGYSSQRGYGRNHPFAGEIRFGEVEVEFFAEEVGFAVPLGAIALTECQMVNQFKGSATEAPCFTRGYGLAFGQSERKTMSMALVDRALRARELGEEVLAPAQDEEFVMSHSDNVQATGFVEHLKLPHYVDFQSELGLLRKLRKEFSETSDDSAPLQEAAE; encoded by the coding sequence ATGTATGTCGCCGTCAAGGGAGGCGAGCGCGCCATCGAGAACGCCCATCGGCTGCTGGCGCATGAGCGCCGCGGCGATCCCGGCGTCCCGGAAATAGCGCTCGACCAGATTTCCGGGCAGCTCAGCCTTGCCGTCGACCGCGTGATGTCCGAGGGCTCGCTGTACGATCGGGAACTCGCCGCACTCGCGATCAAGCAGGCGCGCGGCGACATGATCGAGGCGATCTTCCTGGTGCGGGCCTTCCGCGCCACGCTGCCGCGCTTCGGCGCGACCGAGCCCGTCGATACCGGCGAGATGCAAGTACGCCGGCGGATATCCTCGACCTTCAAGGATATTCCGGGCGGCCAGATTCTTGGGGCCACTTTCGACTACACCCATCGGCTGCTGGACCCGCAGCTGGCCGAAGGATTTGTGCCCGAGGCGCCCGCGACCGCGGAGGCGTCCCCCGCGGCGATGCCGCGCGTCACCGACATTCTCGGCCGCGACGGCCTGATCGAATCGTCACCGCAAGCCGATGCCGATACGCCGGTCGGCGACCTCACGCGCGAGCCGCTGAGCTTCCCTGCCGACCGTGATCTGCGGCTGCAGAATCTCGCGCGCGCCGACGAGGGCTTTCTGCTGGCGCTGGGTTATTCGTCGCAGCGCGGCTACGGCCGCAACCATCCCTTTGCCGGCGAAATCCGCTTCGGCGAGGTCGAGGTGGAGTTTTTCGCCGAGGAGGTCGGCTTCGCGGTGCCGCTTGGTGCCATCGCGCTGACTGAATGCCAGATGGTGAACCAGTTCAAGGGCTCGGCCACCGAGGCGCCGTGTTTTACCCGCGGCTACGGGCTCGCCTTCGGGCAGAGCGAGCGCAAGACCATGTCGATGGCGCTGGTCGACCGCGCGCTGCGCGCCCGCGAGCTCGGCGAGGAAGTGTTGGCGCCCGCACAGGACGAGGAATTCGTGATGTCGCATTCCGACAATGTGCAGGCGACCGGTTTTGTGGAGCATCTCAAGCTGCCGCATTATGTCGACTTCCAGTCCGAGCTCGGTCTGCTGCGCAAATTGCGCAAGGAGTTTTCGGAAACGTCGGATGATTCCGCGCCGCTGCAGGAGGCTGCGGAATGA
- a CDS encoding tannase/feruloyl esterase family alpha/beta hydrolase codes for MKTAAAATLAATAVAMATPASADNCSSLASSFHRQNTTITTAQTVSAGTFVTPTVPPQSITGLPEFCRVAGFTTPTSDSHIQFEVWIPESGWNSKYLQAGCGGFCGSISYSSMAEPLRRGYVVAATDDGHEASGIDASWAAGHPEKVVDFGYRSLKETTDVAKDLIVAFQKTGPRRSYFMGCSDGGREALMEAQRFPQDFDGIVAGSPANFWTHLMAGFVWDQLALTATSSGDLSQGDLNVLNNAVLAQCAGHDGGLSTDQFLNNPLACRFNPDKLPLTKDRVEAIEKISSGPPGIFPGYGPGGEASNPADWPAWITGGGNPAVGLQELFSNNYFKYIVFPNSGWTPNSFSVAENAHQADVRTGAILNSVDPNLAAFKSRGGKLIHYVGWSDSAISPQSDINYYKAVTDVMGGKEETREFYRLFMVPGMAHCAGGPGANAFGQGVNGPNPSDPADDIISALDRWVEHRVAPDKIVATKYANDSPAQGIAFQRPLCPFPKISKYKGMFSTTVASSFECVDQDKDPDKDIGKQAADH; via the coding sequence TTGAAGACTGCCGCCGCCGCCACGCTCGCGGCCACAGCGGTCGCCATGGCAACACCAGCAAGTGCGGACAATTGCTCGAGCTTGGCCAGCAGTTTCCATCGGCAGAATACAACCATAACAACGGCTCAAACGGTTTCGGCGGGGACGTTTGTCACGCCAACCGTTCCGCCTCAGTCAATAACGGGATTGCCGGAATTCTGCCGGGTGGCGGGGTTCACGACGCCAACCAGTGACTCGCACATCCAGTTCGAGGTTTGGATTCCGGAATCGGGTTGGAATTCAAAATATCTTCAGGCGGGCTGTGGTGGCTTCTGTGGCTCGATTTCGTATAGCAGTATGGCTGAGCCGCTTCGCAGAGGATATGTCGTCGCGGCGACCGACGACGGCCATGAGGCCAGTGGCATCGATGCGAGCTGGGCCGCAGGCCATCCCGAGAAGGTGGTCGATTTCGGATACCGATCGCTCAAGGAGACAACCGATGTTGCCAAGGACCTCATTGTTGCATTCCAGAAGACTGGTCCTCGTCGCTCCTATTTCATGGGCTGTTCGGATGGCGGTCGCGAGGCCTTGATGGAAGCGCAACGCTTCCCGCAGGATTTTGACGGGATCGTGGCTGGGTCTCCAGCAAATTTTTGGACCCACCTGATGGCCGGATTCGTCTGGGACCAGCTGGCGCTCACCGCTACCTCCAGCGGGGATCTTTCGCAAGGCGACCTTAACGTCCTGAACAATGCCGTATTGGCACAGTGCGCCGGGCATGACGGCGGGCTAAGCACGGATCAATTCCTCAACAATCCGCTGGCCTGCCGCTTCAACCCGGACAAGCTGCCGTTGACAAAGGACAGGGTGGAAGCAATCGAGAAGATCTCATCCGGACCTCCTGGCATCTTCCCGGGCTATGGTCCGGGCGGGGAGGCGAGCAATCCCGCTGACTGGCCGGCCTGGATCACGGGTGGCGGCAACCCGGCCGTTGGATTGCAGGAATTGTTCTCGAACAACTACTTCAAGTACATTGTGTTTCCGAACTCCGGGTGGACCCCGAACTCATTTAGCGTTGCCGAAAATGCCCATCAGGCAGATGTTCGGACCGGCGCGATCTTGAATTCCGTCGACCCCAATCTGGCTGCCTTCAAATCGCGAGGAGGCAAGTTGATCCACTATGTCGGCTGGAGCGACAGCGCCATCTCGCCGCAGAGCGACATCAATTATTATAAGGCCGTGACTGACGTAATGGGCGGCAAGGAAGAAACCCGGGAGTTTTATCGTCTCTTCATGGTTCCGGGAATGGCTCACTGCGCCGGCGGACCAGGTGCAAATGCCTTCGGGCAGGGCGTCAACGGCCCGAACCCCTCTGACCCCGCGGACGATATAATCTCAGCCCTCGACCGATGGGTGGAGCATCGAGTTGCGCCTGACAAGATCGTCGCGACGAAATACGCGAACGATAGTCCGGCGCAGGGCATCGCCTTCCAGCGGCCGCTCTGCCCATTCCCGAAGATATCGAAATATAAGGGAATGTTCAGCACGACCGTGGCATCCAGTTTCGAATGTGTCGACCAGGACAAAGACCCCGACAAAGACATCGGCAAGCAAGCCGCCGATCATTGA
- the phnN gene encoding phosphonate metabolism protein/1,5-bisphosphokinase (PRPP-forming) PhnN has protein sequence MSEAPDITADPSAAIGPGRLVLVVGPSGAGKDTLLRLAKAACVDDENIVFPRRVITREASASEDNEEVSAGTFRDALARNEFAMHWEAHGHCYALPRAIDDDIRAGRTVVVNVSRTVIAASRRCYAEIVVVCVTAPPNVLAERLAMRGRGSDGRIEHRLHRTVEDAAAAPDVTIVNTASAEYHARQLVRIIKGEKWDD, from the coding sequence ATGAGCGAAGCACCTGATATCACCGCCGATCCCTCCGCCGCGATCGGCCCGGGCCGTCTTGTTCTGGTGGTGGGGCCGAGCGGTGCCGGCAAGGATACCCTGCTCCGTCTGGCCAAAGCAGCCTGTGTCGATGACGAAAATATCGTGTTTCCGCGCCGCGTGATCACGCGCGAAGCATCGGCCTCCGAGGACAATGAAGAGGTCAGCGCCGGCACCTTTAGGGATGCGCTGGCGCGCAACGAATTCGCCATGCACTGGGAGGCGCACGGCCATTGCTATGCGCTGCCGCGCGCGATCGACGACGATATCCGCGCCGGGCGGACCGTGGTCGTCAACGTTTCGCGCACCGTGATCGCGGCGTCGCGCCGCTGCTATGCCGAAATCGTGGTGGTGTGCGTCACCGCGCCGCCGAACGTCCTGGCCGAACGGCTGGCGATGCGAGGGCGCGGCAGCGATGGCCGGATCGAGCACCGGCTGCATCGCACCGTTGAGGATGCGGCCGCGGCGCCCGATGTCACCATCGTCAACACGGCCAGCGCGGAGTATCACGCGCGCCAGTTGGTGCGGATCATCAAGGGCGAGAAGTGGGACGATTAG
- the phnL gene encoding phosphonate C-P lyase system protein PhnL yields the protein MTAMIEIENAEKTFIMHLQGGVELPVVRGVSFQVKAGECVVLSGPSGAGKSSILKMIFGNYRCDGGRIGIRHAGTVIDLAAAEPRQVLSVRRATIGYVSQFLRAVPRVATIDVVAEPLIVNGMARAEARERAGELLRRLNIPERLWALPPSTFSGGEQQRVNIARGFISDLPVLLLDEPTASLDAANRAVVVELIDEKKRADVAMVAIVHDDEIRRLIADRVVDVTSFAAAA from the coding sequence ATGACTGCGATGATCGAGATCGAAAACGCCGAAAAGACCTTCATCATGCATTTGCAGGGCGGGGTGGAACTGCCTGTCGTGCGCGGCGTGTCCTTTCAGGTCAAGGCGGGCGAATGCGTGGTGCTGTCCGGACCCTCCGGCGCCGGCAAATCCTCGATCCTGAAAATGATTTTTGGCAACTACCGCTGCGATGGCGGCCGTATCGGCATCCGTCATGCGGGCACCGTGATCGATCTCGCCGCCGCCGAACCGCGCCAGGTGCTCAGTGTTCGCCGTGCGACCATCGGCTATGTCAGCCAGTTCCTGCGCGCGGTGCCGCGGGTTGCGACCATCGATGTCGTTGCCGAGCCCCTCATCGTCAACGGCATGGCGCGGGCCGAGGCGCGGGAGCGGGCAGGGGAGCTGCTGCGCCGGCTCAATATTCCGGAACGGCTGTGGGCGCTGCCGCCATCGACCTTTTCCGGCGGCGAACAGCAGCGCGTCAACATCGCGCGCGGCTTTATTTCGGACCTGCCGGTGCTGCTCCTGGACGAGCCGACTGCCTCGCTCGATGCGGCCAATCGCGCCGTGGTGGTCGAACTGATCGACGAAAAGAAACGCGCGGACGTTGCCATGGTGGCGATTGTCCATGACGACGAGATCCGCCGACTGATCGCCGACCGGGTGGTCGACGTGACATCGTTTGCCGCAGCGGCATAG
- the phnH gene encoding phosphonate C-P lyase system protein PhnH, whose amino-acid sequence MTTIAELPAGFADKVLSAQSTFRSVMDAMARPGSVQRIVATSGAPSPVMRGAAAIALTLFDHDTPVWLDAAMSGTSDVTKWLKFHTGAPVIADSSICSFALFGDARSLPALDRFAFGSNEYPDRSTTLILQVESLTDGPGFELRGPGIDGTAALRAMIQPTDLFDRLAINAALFPRGIDVVLVADDAIVAIPRTTRLAAKGD is encoded by the coding sequence ATGACGACGATTGCCGAACTGCCCGCGGGCTTCGCCGACAAGGTGTTGTCGGCGCAATCGACGTTCCGTTCCGTGATGGACGCGATGGCGCGCCCCGGCAGCGTCCAGCGGATCGTGGCCACAAGCGGCGCGCCGTCGCCGGTCATGCGCGGCGCGGCTGCCATCGCGCTGACCCTGTTCGACCACGACACGCCGGTCTGGCTCGACGCTGCGATGTCCGGGACCTCGGATGTGACGAAGTGGCTGAAGTTCCACACCGGCGCGCCGGTCATCGCGGATTCCTCGATCTGCAGCTTTGCGCTGTTCGGCGATGCCCGCTCGCTGCCCGCGCTGGATCGTTTTGCGTTCGGCAGCAATGAATATCCGGATCGTTCGACCACGCTGATCCTGCAGGTCGAAAGCCTGACGGACGGCCCAGGTTTCGAACTGCGCGGACCCGGCATCGACGGCACGGCCGCACTGCGGGCCATGATCCAGCCGACGGATCTGTTCGACCGGCTAGCCATCAACGCTGCGCTGTTTCCGCGCGGCATCGACGTCGTGCTGGTGGCCGACGATGCCATTGTCGCGATCCCGCGCACCACGCGGCTCGCCGCGAAGGGAGATTGA
- the phnF gene encoding phosphonate metabolism transcriptional regulator PhnF, which yields MSIQDAASGVALWRQVADGIERGIASGAFAAGEKLPGEIEIAETYRVNRHTVRRALATLAERGLVRAERGSGTYVEAAKIAYPLRSRTRFSEIVGAGGREPDGRLIGASEELASRELARLLALKTGAPLIRIEVLRLADRTPICVSTIWLGAERFPEAAPAYDRLRSMTKLLAHYGIRDYRRASTRVTAAIADATDAARLELALGRPVLVVDSTDIATDGTPLATKRSRFAAERVEFVVESG from the coding sequence ATGAGCATCCAGGACGCAGCTTCCGGCGTGGCGCTGTGGCGGCAGGTTGCCGACGGCATCGAGCGCGGCATCGCCTCCGGCGCATTTGCCGCCGGCGAGAAACTGCCGGGCGAGATCGAGATCGCCGAAACCTACCGCGTCAACCGCCATACGGTGCGGCGGGCGCTGGCGACGCTGGCCGAGCGCGGCCTGGTGCGCGCCGAACGCGGCAGCGGCACCTATGTCGAGGCCGCGAAGATCGCCTACCCCCTGCGCTCGCGCACGCGGTTTTCCGAAATCGTCGGCGCCGGCGGCCGCGAGCCGGATGGCCGGCTGATCGGCGCCTCCGAAGAACTCGCGAGCCGCGAACTGGCGCGCCTGCTGGCGTTAAAGACCGGCGCTCCGCTGATCCGGATTGAGGTGCTGCGGCTGGCCGATCGCACGCCGATCTGCGTCAGCACCATCTGGCTCGGCGCGGAGCGCTTTCCCGAAGCCGCGCCGGCCTATGATCGCCTACGCTCGATGACAAAACTGCTGGCGCATTACGGCATCCGCGACTATCGCCGGGCCTCGACCCGCGTCACCGCAGCGATCGCGGACGCGACCGATGCGGCGCGGCTCGAGCTTGCCCTGGGGCGTCCGGTGCTGGTGGTCGACAGCACCGACATCGCCACCGACGGGACCCCGCTCGCGACCAAGCGCTCGCGCTTCGCCGCGGAGAGAGTCGAGTTCGTGGTGGAGAGTGGTTAA
- a CDS encoding alpha-D-ribose 1-methylphosphonate 5-triphosphate diphosphatase, protein MTSMGNETVLGNARIVLADRVIERGWIAVTDGRIAEIGEGNAPAGSEDAAGDLIMPGLIELHTDHLEAHYVPRPKVFWDPIAAVVSYDGQLATSGITTVLDSLRVWREDGAEEVDGRAGVLAEAIAAARDSNLLRSDHFLHLRCEIPMPSVVEEARELIGRPDVRLMSLMDHTPGQRQFRDEGKLRDYYRGKGAGMTDAELDTLFERRFAYQKAYAATNMREIVALAHQYEIPLASHDDTTDENVTDAIRDRVSVAEFPTTIEAARGLHQAGIGILMGAPNVVRGGSHSGNIAAIDLAREGLLDILSSDYIPSSLLMAALQLPQRVADIDLASAVRTVTKTPAEAVGLADRGEIAPGKRADLIRVHVARDIPVVRSVWREGQRVA, encoded by the coding sequence ATGACTTCGATGGGGAACGAGACCGTGCTTGGCAATGCCAGGATCGTTCTGGCGGACCGCGTGATCGAGCGCGGCTGGATCGCGGTGACGGATGGCCGCATCGCCGAAATCGGCGAGGGCAACGCGCCCGCCGGCAGCGAAGACGCCGCTGGCGACCTGATCATGCCCGGCCTGATCGAGCTGCACACCGATCATCTCGAGGCGCACTACGTGCCGCGCCCAAAAGTGTTCTGGGATCCGATCGCCGCCGTCGTCTCCTATGACGGGCAATTGGCGACGTCGGGCATCACCACGGTTTTGGACTCTTTACGGGTCTGGCGCGAGGACGGCGCCGAGGAAGTCGACGGCCGGGCAGGGGTGCTGGCGGAAGCCATCGCCGCGGCGCGCGATTCGAACCTGCTGCGCTCGGATCATTTCCTGCATCTGCGCTGCGAAATTCCGATGCCGAGCGTGGTCGAAGAAGCCAGGGAATTGATCGGCCGGCCGGACGTGCGGCTGATGTCGCTGATGGACCACACGCCGGGCCAGCGCCAGTTCCGCGACGAAGGCAAGCTGCGCGATTATTATCGCGGCAAGGGCGCCGGCATGACCGACGCCGAGCTCGACACGCTGTTCGAGCGGCGGTTTGCCTATCAGAAGGCCTATGCTGCGACCAACATGCGCGAGATCGTGGCGCTGGCGCATCAATACGAGATTCCGCTCGCCAGCCATGACGACACCACGGATGAGAACGTCACCGACGCCATCCGCGACCGGGTTTCGGTGGCGGAGTTCCCGACCACGATCGAGGCCGCGCGCGGCCTGCACCAGGCCGGCATCGGCATCCTGATGGGCGCTCCGAACGTGGTGCGCGGCGGTTCGCATTCCGGCAACATCGCCGCCATCGATCTCGCCCGTGAGGGACTGCTGGACATCCTGTCGTCCGACTACATTCCCTCGAGCCTGTTGATGGCGGCGCTGCAACTGCCGCAGCGCGTGGCCGACATCGATCTCGCCTCCGCCGTCCGCACCGTCACCAAGACGCCGGCCGAAGCGGTCGGGCTCGCCGACCGCGGCGAGATCGCACCCGGCAAGCGCGCCGACCTGATCCGTGTCCATGTCGCGCGCGACATTCCGGTGGTGCGCAGCGTCTGGCGCGAAGGGCAGCGTGTCGCATGA